One Gelria sp. Kuro-4 DNA segment encodes these proteins:
- a CDS encoding aminotransferase class I/II-fold pyridoxal phosphate-dependent enzyme — MQRQERAPLWEALVAHVRHGYAAFHVPGHKGGRGAPPELGAAWGRPVFKYDLTELPGLDNLHAPAGAVRAAQELAAELYGARATFFLVGGTTAGLVAAVLAATRPGQRILLPRHAHRSLLAATILADLEPVFYPVEVDKEWGLPGGWDETAVEALIRQTPGAAALVLVHPTYHGLVGPARELIAAAQAAGLTVIADEAHGPHFYLHPELPPGALTLGADLAAQSTHKLLGSLTQSSWLHLGGGRVPAAAVAEALRWVESSSPSYLLLASLDLARRQAARNGRAAWQRALELARMVRSGAARLPGLACLEAAGWPGVTGQDLCKLTVRVSGLGLTGREAACYLRRAHGIQAELADLRTVLFVLTPADGEKDGERLLTALAALARERRGEKARVGELPELPRPVQRLRPRAAAFAPKAYLPWRAARGRVAARAVVPYPPGVPLAWPGEELTPEVLAAGEALQAAGTELHGLTPGEGGEPLVAVVEE; from the coding sequence GTGCAGAGACAGGAAAGGGCACCCCTTTGGGAAGCGCTGGTGGCACACGTGCGTCACGGCTATGCCGCCTTTCACGTCCCCGGACACAAAGGGGGGCGGGGGGCGCCGCCGGAGCTGGGCGCGGCGTGGGGCCGGCCTGTCTTCAAGTATGATCTTACGGAACTACCGGGTTTAGACAACCTGCATGCGCCGGCGGGGGCCGTCCGGGCGGCCCAAGAGCTGGCGGCGGAGCTTTACGGCGCCCGGGCGACGTTTTTTCTGGTGGGCGGAACAACGGCCGGGCTAGTGGCGGCGGTTTTGGCCGCTACCCGCCCGGGGCAGCGCATTCTCCTACCACGGCACGCCCACCGCTCGCTCCTTGCGGCCACAATCCTGGCCGACCTGGAGCCGGTTTTTTATCCCGTCGAGGTGGACAAGGAGTGGGGCCTCCCGGGCGGCTGGGACGAGACGGCCGTGGAAGCGCTCATCCGGCAGACGCCGGGTGCAGCCGCCCTGGTGCTGGTCCATCCCACCTATCACGGCCTGGTCGGCCCGGCCCGGGAGCTTATTGCAGCGGCACAGGCCGCCGGACTTACCGTAATTGCCGACGAGGCGCACGGGCCGCACTTCTACCTGCACCCGGAGCTGCCGCCGGGGGCCCTTACCCTGGGTGCCGACCTGGCGGCCCAGAGCACGCATAAGCTCCTGGGCTCGCTCACGCAGAGCTCCTGGCTGCACCTGGGCGGCGGGCGGGTGCCGGCGGCGGCCGTGGCGGAGGCGCTGCGCTGGGTGGAGAGCTCCAGCCCTTCTTATCTTCTTTTGGCTTCGCTGGACCTGGCCCGGCGGCAGGCCGCCCGTAACGGGCGTGCGGCCTGGCAAAGGGCGCTGGAGCTTGCCCGGATGGTGCGCAGCGGCGCGGCCCGCCTTCCCGGGCTGGCCTGCCTGGAGGCTGCGGGCTGGCCGGGTGTGACGGGGCAGGACTTGTGCAAGCTGACCGTGCGTGTGTCCGGCCTGGGGCTTACCGGGCGGGAGGCCGCTTGTTACCTGCGGCGGGCGCACGGGATTCAGGCGGAGCTGGCCGATCTGAGGACGGTGCTGTTTGTCCTTACGCCGGCGGACGGCGAAAAAGACGGGGAAAGGCTGCTTACGGCCCTGGCGGCCCTGGCGCGGGAACGCCGGGGTGAGAAGGCGCGGGTGGGGGAGCTCCCCGAACTTCCCCGCCCGGTCCAGCGACTGCGGCCGCGCGCGGCGGCCTTCGCGCCCAAAGCGTACCTGCCCTGGCGAGCGGCGCGCGGGCGGGTGGCGGCGCGGGCGGTGGTGCCCTATCCGCCGGGCGTCCCCCTCGCCTGGCCGGGGGAAGAGCTGACGCCGGAGGTGCTGGCGGCCGGCGAGGCCCTGCAAGCAGCGGGCACTGAGCTACACGGACTGACACCGGGAGAGGGCGGTGAGCCCCTGGTGGCGGTGGTGGAGGAATGA
- a CDS encoding sigma factor G inhibitor Gin, whose product MAAAESTKAAPAACGPCIICAAAGEEGLSIRGCYICERCEARIVRLQAGDREYDFFRERLKLLWA is encoded by the coding sequence GTGGCCGCTGCTGAAAGCACAAAAGCCGCCCCGGCTGCCTGCGGCCCCTGCATCATCTGCGCCGCTGCCGGCGAAGAGGGGCTTTCCATCCGGGGATGCTACATCTGTGAACGCTGCGAAGCCAGAATTGTCCGGCTTCAGGCCGGCGACCGGGAGTACGACTTCTTTCGCGAACGCCTCAAACTTCTCTGGGCGTAG
- a CDS encoding thiamine pyrophosphate-dependent enzyme → MANLKQLSEHEGFFTPGHRMCAGCVAPVVVRQVAMAAGDTPVVVANATGCLEVASTIFPYTAWRCSWIHNAFENTSATLSGVETAYRSLKKQGKIDKEVKFIAFGGDGGTYDIGLQSLSGAMERGHNIVYVCYDNGAYMNTGIQRSSATPQFADTTTSPAGKVIPGKVQWRKDLAAIMAAHNIPYVAQAAPSHFNDLIAKVQKALAVDGPAFINAMAPCPRGWRYDTREGIEMTRLAVETCYWPLYEVENGEWRLTYKPREKKPLVEWLKKQGRFRHLFTEANKPLLEEFQRRVDQEWEKLLKRCGEA, encoded by the coding sequence ATGGCTAATCTCAAACAACTCTCGGAGCACGAGGGATTCTTCACCCCCGGACATCGCATGTGCGCGGGTTGTGTAGCCCCCGTAGTGGTCCGGCAGGTAGCCATGGCCGCCGGGGACACGCCCGTGGTGGTGGCCAACGCCACCGGCTGCCTGGAAGTGGCCAGCACTATTTTTCCTTACACCGCCTGGCGCTGCTCCTGGATTCACAACGCCTTTGAGAACACGTCGGCGACCTTAAGCGGCGTGGAGACGGCTTACCGGTCGCTCAAAAAGCAGGGCAAGATCGATAAAGAGGTTAAGTTCATCGCCTTCGGCGGCGACGGCGGTACCTACGATATCGGCCTGCAGTCCCTGTCCGGTGCCATGGAACGCGGCCACAACATCGTGTATGTCTGCTATGACAACGGCGCCTACATGAACACCGGCATTCAGCGCTCCAGCGCGACGCCGCAGTTTGCCGACACCACCACCAGCCCGGCCGGCAAAGTCATCCCAGGGAAGGTACAGTGGCGCAAGGATCTCGCGGCCATCATGGCGGCCCACAACATCCCCTACGTGGCGCAGGCGGCGCCCAGCCACTTCAACGACCTCATCGCCAAGGTGCAAAAGGCCCTGGCGGTGGACGGGCCGGCCTTTATCAACGCCATGGCCCCCTGCCCGCGCGGCTGGCGGTACGATACCCGGGAGGGCATCGAGATGACCCGCCTGGCGGTGGAGACCTGCTACTGGCCGCTCTACGAGGTGGAGAACGGCGAGTGGCGCCTCACCTATAAGCCGCGCGAAAAGAAGCCCCTCGTCGAGTGGCTGAAGAAGCAGGGTCGCTTCCGCCACCTGTTCACCGAGGCGAACAAACCGCTCCTTGAGGAGTTCCAGCGGCGCGTCGACCAGGAGTGGGAGAAGCTCCTGAAGCGCTGCGGCGAGGCGTAA
- the porA gene encoding pyruvate ferredoxin oxidoreductase — translation MQERIALTGNEAMALAMKQINPDVVAAYPITPQTEIVQIFSNYVANGQVKTEFITVESEHSAMSATVGAAASGVRAMTATSSQGLALMWEVVYIAASNQLPIVMPVVNRALSGPINIHGDHSDTMGARDSGWIQIYSENTQEAYDNLIQAVRIAEHPGVLLPAMVMMDGFIISHAMENLKILSDQDVQKFIGEFKPHRPSLLDVDHPVTVGPLALYDYYMEFKRQQAAAMAGAKPVILQVAKEYAELTGRRYGLFDTYKLDDAELAIVVLSSTAGTARLVVDELREQGVKAGLLKLRVFRPFPHEELAAALGDRKAVAVLDRADSYSGFGGPLFTEVRAAMYDAKQRPPVVDYIYGLGGRDVNLDHIRKVYQDLAEIARTGAAVQTVNYLGVRE, via the coding sequence ATGCAAGAGAGAATTGCCCTGACCGGCAATGAAGCCATGGCCCTGGCCATGAAGCAGATCAACCCGGACGTCGTCGCCGCGTACCCCATTACGCCGCAGACGGAAATCGTTCAGATCTTCTCCAACTACGTGGCCAACGGTCAGGTAAAGACGGAATTTATTACGGTCGAAAGCGAACACTCCGCCATGAGCGCCACCGTCGGTGCGGCGGCCAGCGGCGTGCGGGCCATGACGGCGACCTCCTCGCAGGGCCTGGCCCTGATGTGGGAAGTGGTTTACATTGCGGCCTCCAACCAACTACCCATCGTGATGCCGGTGGTGAACCGGGCCCTCTCCGGCCCCATCAACATCCACGGTGATCACAGCGACACCATGGGCGCCCGCGACTCGGGCTGGATTCAGATCTACTCGGAGAACACGCAGGAGGCGTACGATAACCTCATCCAGGCCGTGCGCATCGCCGAGCACCCGGGCGTCCTTCTCCCCGCCATGGTGATGATGGACGGCTTCATCATCAGCCACGCCATGGAGAACCTTAAGATCCTGTCCGACCAGGACGTGCAGAAGTTTATCGGCGAGTTTAAACCGCACCGGCCTTCCCTCCTCGATGTTGACCACCCGGTTACGGTAGGCCCGCTGGCCCTGTACGACTACTACATGGAGTTCAAGCGGCAGCAGGCGGCGGCCATGGCCGGGGCGAAGCCGGTGATCCTTCAGGTGGCAAAGGAGTACGCCGAGCTCACCGGCCGCCGGTACGGCCTCTTCGACACCTACAAGCTCGACGATGCCGAACTGGCCATTGTGGTGCTTTCTTCTACGGCCGGCACGGCCCGCCTGGTGGTGGACGAGCTCCGGGAGCAGGGCGTCAAGGCCGGGCTGCTCAAGCTGCGCGTCTTCCGTCCCTTCCCGCACGAGGAGCTGGCCGCTGCCCTGGGCGATCGCAAAGCCGTCGCTGTTCTGGACCGGGCCGACAGCTACAGCGGTTTCGGCGGGCCCCTCTTCACCGAGGTGCGGGCCGCCATGTACGATGCCAAGCAGCGCCCGCCGGTGGTGGACTACATCTACGGCCTGGGCGGCCGCGACGTGAACCTGGATCACATCCGCAAGGTCTACCAGGATCTGGCCGAGATTGCCCGCACGGGTGCGGCGGTCCAAACCGTCAACTACCTGGGTGTGCGGGAATAG
- a CDS encoding 4Fe-4S dicluster domain-containing protein translates to MSKLLTWKEVPKAAWIEKPGNAADYETGDWRSIKPIWNAQSCIHCLRCWVFCPDASIMTQDGKVIGIDYKHCKGCGICANECPAKPKALEMVNESDSGDK, encoded by the coding sequence GTGAGCAAGCTCCTTACCTGGAAGGAAGTACCCAAGGCGGCCTGGATTGAAAAACCCGGCAATGCCGCGGACTACGAGACCGGCGACTGGCGCTCCATCAAGCCGATCTGGAACGCACAAAGCTGCATCCACTGCCTGCGCTGCTGGGTGTTCTGCCCGGATGCGTCCATTATGACCCAGGACGGCAAGGTGATCGGCATCGATTACAAGCACTGCAAAGGCTGCGGCATCTGCGCCAACGAGTGCCCGGCGAAGCCGAAGGCCCTGGAAATGGTGAACGAGAGCGACAGCGGCGATAAGTAA
- a CDS encoding 2-oxoacid:acceptor oxidoreductase family protein, with product MAKLLEIRWHGRGGQGAKTAAQLLAEAASSVGKYIQGFPEYGPERMGAPVLAFTRISDEPIDVHCHVTEPQIVVVLDPTLLAKGDVTAGVPEDGIILINTDRTPAEMRRAMKLSGRKVYTVNASRIAEETIGRPIPNTPLMGALIKVTGIMNLDALLEDTQKKLSKKFAGRPEVVEGNLKAVRRAYEEVQGE from the coding sequence ATGGCAAAGCTTCTCGAGATTCGCTGGCACGGCCGCGGTGGCCAAGGTGCCAAGACGGCGGCCCAGCTCCTGGCGGAAGCAGCCTCGTCGGTGGGCAAGTACATTCAGGGGTTCCCGGAGTACGGTCCGGAGCGGATGGGTGCACCGGTGCTCGCCTTTACGCGGATCAGCGACGAGCCCATCGATGTCCACTGTCATGTGACCGAGCCCCAGATCGTGGTGGTGCTGGATCCCACCCTGTTGGCCAAAGGTGATGTCACCGCGGGCGTACCCGAAGATGGAATCATCCTCATCAACACCGACCGTACCCCCGCCGAGATGCGCCGGGCCATGAAGCTCAGCGGCCGCAAGGTGTACACGGTAAATGCCAGCCGCATTGCCGAAGAAACCATCGGCCGGCCCATTCCTAACACCCCCCTCATGGGCGCCCTCATTAAGGTGACAGGGATTATGAACCTGGATGCCCTGCTCGAGGATACCCAGAAAAAGCTGTCCAAGAAGTTTGCCGGTCGCCCCGAAGTGGTGGAGGGCAACCTCAAGGCCGTGCGGCGGGCGTACGAGGAGGTGCAGGGAGAGTGA
- a CDS encoding pro-sigmaK processing inhibitor BofA family protein yields MDLNINIIIAYAFGLFLLYLIARLLLVPLKILLRLLYNGLIGGVVLWVVNLVGGYFGLFIPINPITALVAGFLGVPGVVLLVLLQFLRV; encoded by the coding sequence GTGGATCTCAACATCAACATCATCATCGCCTACGCCTTCGGGCTCTTTCTGCTTTATTTGATCGCCCGCCTGCTCCTGGTGCCGCTGAAGATACTCCTGCGGCTCCTTTACAACGGCCTTATCGGCGGCGTGGTGCTCTGGGTGGTAAACCTGGTGGGCGGCTACTTCGGCCTCTTTATCCCGATTAACCCCATCACCGCCTTGGTGGCCGGCTTTTTGGGCGTCCCGGGGGTGGTTCTCCTCGTTTTGCTGCAGTTCCTGCGCGTGTAG
- a CDS encoding YaaL family protein — MDARLEENLKAVLAKAATLAAGFFEPPRTALPVTDLYTAVEEAKADWVAARQYFETVTDPDLIDFAIFNLEAAERRYTYLLKQARACGGTG, encoded by the coding sequence ATGGATGCGCGTCTCGAGGAAAACCTTAAGGCCGTTTTAGCCAAAGCTGCTACCCTGGCGGCGGGCTTTTTCGAGCCGCCGCGGACGGCACTGCCGGTTACGGACCTTTACACCGCGGTGGAGGAGGCCAAGGCCGATTGGGTGGCGGCGCGCCAGTATTTCGAGACCGTTACCGACCCGGACCTTATCGACTTCGCCATCTTTAACCTGGAGGCGGCCGAGCGGCGCTACACCTACCTTCTCAAGCAGGCGCGGGCCTGCGGGGGAACAGGTTGA
- the recR gene encoding recombination mediator RecR, protein MYYPEPMARLIEELRKLPGIGPRSAQRLAFHLLDSPAEAVKRLVGAIAEAREKVRHCSVCGNLATSDPCGICTGPGRDHSVICVVQEPRDVVAMEKTHEYKGLYHVLGGAISPMEGIGPDELRVKELLARLGSGEVKEVILATDLNVEGEVTAAYLARLLKPLGVKATRLAHGLPVGGDLEYADEVTLAKALEGRREL, encoded by the coding sequence ATGTACTATCCTGAACCCATGGCACGGCTGATTGAGGAGCTGCGCAAGCTTCCCGGCATCGGCCCGCGCAGCGCGCAACGCCTGGCCTTCCACCTGCTGGATTCACCGGCGGAGGCGGTGAAGCGCTTAGTGGGGGCCATCGCCGAAGCCAGGGAAAAGGTGCGGCACTGCTCCGTGTGCGGCAACCTGGCCACCTCCGACCCGTGCGGCATTTGCACCGGGCCGGGGCGCGACCACAGCGTCATCTGCGTAGTGCAGGAGCCGCGGGATGTGGTGGCCATGGAAAAGACGCATGAGTACAAGGGTCTGTACCACGTGCTGGGCGGGGCGATCTCCCCCATGGAGGGGATCGGTCCCGACGAACTCAGGGTTAAGGAACTTCTGGCCCGCTTGGGAAGCGGGGAGGTAAAAGAGGTTATTCTGGCCACCGACCTGAATGTGGAAGGCGAGGTTACAGCTGCTTACCTGGCTCGGCTCCTTAAACCGCTGGGCGTGAAGGCCACCCGCCTGGCGCACGGCCTGCCGGTGGGCGGGGACCTGGAGTACGCCGACGAGGTGACGCTGGCCAAGGCCCTGGAAGGGCGGCGCGAGCTGTAG
- a CDS encoding YbaB/EbfC family nucleoid-associated protein: MGMGNMNKLLKQAQKMQAEMARVQEEVAARTVEASAGGGAVTVTVNGRPEVVAVKIDPAAVDPDDLEMLQDLIAAATNEALRKATAMLTEAMSRFTGGLGLPGF; encoded by the coding sequence ATGGGCATGGGTAACATGAACAAACTGCTTAAACAGGCACAGAAGATGCAGGCCGAGATGGCCCGGGTGCAGGAGGAGGTGGCCGCGCGTACGGTGGAAGCCAGCGCCGGCGGCGGGGCGGTTACCGTAACGGTCAACGGGCGGCCGGAGGTCGTGGCGGTGAAAATCGACCCGGCGGCGGTGGACCCGGACGACCTGGAGATGCTCCAGGATCTGATTGCGGCCGCCACCAACGAGGCCCTGCGCAAGGCCACCGCGATGCTCACCGAGGCTATGTCCCGCTTCACCGGGGGCCTGGGGCTGCCGGGATTCTAG
- the dnaX gene encoding DNA polymerase III subunit gamma/tau, with amino-acid sequence MTYRALYRAWRPQTFAEVLGQEHVSRTLKNAIAGGRLAHAYLFCGPRGTGKTSMAKILAKALNCERGPTPTPCDRCALCTRIREGYCLDVLEMDAASNRGIDEIRSLRDQVNLTPTEARYKVYIIDEVHMLTAEAFNAFLKTLEEPPPRVVFILATTEPERIPATILSRCQRFDFHRLSPETIRTRLERVAAAEGLELEPRTLGLIARSAEGSLRDALGLLDQCISFSGRTIHHADVLELLGAPPGETLAGIIAALGRRDAGRVLELLAALRNAGGDPRLFLKDLLLWLRNLLLLKVCHDAGALLSLSPEEVTDLKKAAGDWPAARVQQALAELGSEEGTLRWSAQPWIVLETALTGLCLAGEAEAAAAPAPPARADQAGPAASAPPAPAPAPEALAAGGGAACVPRKESAGGAVTLDAVQAAWPRILEEIKAHGPALEAVWRYGQPTALADGRLAVSFTAEGIKNVAAQPEKTAALEAALLAVLKVPLKVQAGAEAAPVAASRREGGGTAAEEPPGVREARALFGADKVTIQDEEEKE; translated from the coding sequence ATGACTTACCGCGCCCTTTACCGGGCTTGGCGTCCGCAAACCTTCGCTGAGGTGCTGGGACAGGAACACGTCAGCCGCACCCTAAAGAACGCCATTGCCGGCGGGCGGCTGGCCCACGCTTACCTGTTTTGCGGCCCGCGCGGCACGGGGAAAACCAGCATGGCCAAAATCCTGGCCAAGGCCCTAAACTGCGAGCGCGGTCCCACCCCTACGCCGTGCGATCGCTGCGCGCTCTGCACGCGCATCCGTGAGGGCTACTGCCTGGACGTGCTGGAGATGGACGCCGCCTCCAACAGGGGCATCGATGAGATCCGCTCCCTGCGGGACCAGGTGAATCTCACCCCCACGGAGGCCCGCTACAAGGTATACATCATCGACGAGGTACACATGTTAACCGCCGAGGCCTTCAACGCTTTCTTGAAGACCCTGGAGGAACCGCCGCCGCGCGTGGTCTTTATCCTGGCCACCACCGAGCCGGAGCGCATCCCGGCCACCATCCTCTCGCGTTGCCAGCGCTTTGATTTCCACCGCCTCAGCCCGGAGACCATCCGCACCCGCCTGGAGCGGGTGGCGGCGGCGGAAGGCCTTGAGCTCGAGCCGCGCACGCTGGGGCTTATCGCACGCTCGGCCGAGGGCAGCCTACGCGATGCCTTGGGGCTCCTGGACCAGTGCATCTCCTTCAGCGGCCGTACCATCCACCATGCGGATGTACTGGAGCTTTTGGGCGCTCCCCCCGGCGAGACCCTGGCGGGAATCATCGCCGCCCTGGGCCGCCGGGATGCGGGGCGCGTCCTGGAGCTTTTGGCCGCCTTGCGGAATGCGGGCGGCGACCCGCGGCTTTTCCTTAAGGACCTGCTCCTCTGGCTGCGCAACCTGCTGCTCCTTAAGGTGTGCCACGATGCGGGAGCGCTCCTTTCGCTCAGTCCGGAGGAGGTAACGGACCTGAAAAAGGCGGCGGGCGACTGGCCGGCCGCGCGGGTGCAGCAGGCCCTCGCGGAGCTCGGTAGCGAGGAGGGCACGCTGCGCTGGTCCGCCCAGCCCTGGATTGTGCTCGAAACGGCCTTGACCGGCCTTTGCCTCGCGGGGGAAGCGGAAGCTGCGGCCGCCCCCGCCCCCCCGGCCCGCGCGGACCAGGCGGGCCCTGCAGCCTCGGCGCCGCCCGCCCCCGCACCGGCCCCGGAGGCCCTTGCGGCCGGTGGCGGGGCAGCGTGCGTGCCCCGTAAGGAGAGCGCCGGGGGTGCGGTAACGCTGGACGCTGTACAGGCGGCCTGGCCGCGCATCCTGGAGGAGATCAAGGCCCACGGGCCGGCGCTGGAGGCCGTGTGGCGCTACGGGCAGCCGACGGCGCTGGCCGACGGCCGGCTGGCGGTGTCCTTTACCGCGGAGGGCATTAAGAACGTAGCTGCGCAGCCGGAGAAGACGGCGGCCTTGGAGGCGGCTCTTCTGGCGGTACTCAAGGTGCCGCTTAAGGTGCAGGCGGGGGCCGAAGCGGCGCCTGTGGCCGCCTCCCGGCGTGAGGGCGGGGGGACGGCGGCGGAAGAGCCGCCGGGCGTGCGGGAAGCCCGCGCGCTCTTTGGCGCGGACAAGGTGACTATTCAAGATGAGGAAGAGAAGGAGTGA